The proteins below are encoded in one region of Belonocnema kinseyi isolate 2016_QV_RU_SX_M_011 chromosome 1, B_treatae_v1, whole genome shotgun sequence:
- the LOC117173497 gene encoding speckle-type POZ protein B-like, giving the protein MEYSTVSYPSDRSDQCDKRHGLTIPFMMHDFKTVIRSGKETRLQRRVLSFSENPTIQCSIDIDFTGENLNAQIQYFTTELPRRSYEMVCTLADISDLKSGKKISLYHEFHHENLWLSVVRDWRPLCSFPCILPKVDLYDFIQSDFRFLLMFKFIEGEYVEVQPTLKTLSSLFENETFADFTIVARGKEFKVHRAVLATASAVFEAMFLSQMKEQQENQMSIDDIEPDVIKEMLRFVYTGAVHNIKDHAEKLLIAADKYRLENLKGFCGRQLSKSIDAENVMNVLILADTYRDSTLRQSALKFINKNLKAILQKDDNVDVLTSRPDFAVEILLNIA; this is encoded by the coding sequence ATGGAGTACTCTACAGTTTCCTACCCGAGCGACCGATCAGATCAATGCGACAAAAGACATGGCCTGACCATTCCCTTCATGATGCACGACTTCAAAACCGTAATCAGGAGCGGCAAAGAAACTCGCCTCCAGCGACGAGTTCTCTCTTTCAGCGAAAATCCAACCATTCAATGTTCCATAGACATTGACTTTACCGGCGAGAATCTCAACGCCCAGATCCAATACTTCACCACCGAACTTCCTCGTCGTTCCTACGAAATGGTCTGCACCCTTGCCGACATTAGCGATTTAAAATCTGGGAAAAAAATTTCACTCTACCACGAATTCCATCACGAAAATCTCTGGCTCTCTGTTGTCAGAGATTGGCGACCGCTCTGCTCTTTTCCGTGCATCCTCCCCAAAGTCGATCTCTACGATTTCATCCAAAGCGACTTTCGCTTCCTTCTGATGTTCAAATTCATCGAGGGTGAATACGTTGAAGTGCAGCCAACCCTGAAAACCCTCTCTTCGCTCTTTGAAAACGAAACTTTTGCCGATTTTACGATAGTTGCCCGGGgcaaagaatttaaagttcacaGGGCAGTTTTGGCAACAGCCTCTGCAGTTTTTGAGGCGATGTTTTTGAGTCAAATGAAGGAACAACAAGAAAATCAAATGAGTATAGATGATATAGAACCGGATGTTATTAAAGAGATGCTTCGGTTTGTTTATACGGGGGCAGTTCATAATATAAAAGACCACGCGGAGAAACTTCTCATTGCTGCTGATAAGTACAGACTtgagaatttgaagggattttgcgGTAGGCAATTGAGCAAGTCGATCGACGCCGAGAATGTAATGAACGTTCTTATTCTTGCCGATACTTACCGTGACAGTACGTTAAGACAGAGTGccttgaaatttattaacaaaaacctTAAGGCCATCCTTCAAAAAGACGACAATGTGGATGTATTGACTAGCAGGCCGGATTTCGCGGTTGAAATTTTACTGAATATTGCCTAA